From a single Chloracidobacterium thermophilum B genomic region:
- a CDS encoding alpha-2-macroglobulin family protein, giving the protein MLCRHRLDRRLTRSRCYVALLGLLLSFAFRLAYAQTTDFQSVKTEAERLYAEGSYALAHQRYAQLDLARLAPDDARWVRFRLADTDWRARAAARQADAQAFEAARTGLEAIVKAASRPAERDRVWAEAQVSLGDFWWTRPASQNWYQAWPHYAAALDWWAHSPDLATARDRYLHILFRAAYAVDRETRSFGQPVQPIPIATLDEAMSLARNDEERAHLHYLTAMRLRQQGGDYESLARVAEEFAAAVALGQKTAWYDDALFHYGQWLESTGRPVQQPDGTFQMRPDYAAALAQYRQLVAAYRPGTSRYLEEAQRRIADITTPSLTLGVGNVFLPDSEIRFGLSWRNVKHIELALYAIDLPQDIQPTSTDEQGLKAVDLSGRKPVKTLFRDGDDQGDHRPGQALVTLDETLPVGAYLLEARAGKQTARELVLVTDAALLVKSDGRRLVVFAASVLDGTPLPGMRLRVWFNAYDRQRHTPVWVEQTGTTNQDGLATFGKAGHQGYATLVLAASGARQALCLHSGGAVSSSPADWKIYAFTDRAAYRPGDTARWKIIARQLEGKTYRTPAGSPLGYELLNPRRERVAFGQVTLSRFGGAWGSFTPDTTWPLGEYTIRFGKPRDGQEFDAIYGEARLFRLEEYRLPEFRVAIATPEENGRRKAFRAGDRVELTITAEYYFGGAVAGGRAEVIVREQPLYRPLFYRTESLWFDDDAAGFQNNTDGRGGRIIRRENLILDGNGRTRISLPTPRFAATDLAYHIEVRVTDASRREVVGQTNVRVGRQRFAVGVRPEHRLHRPGETIAVTFLARDINGQPVAAEGTVTVTRETWREIFLDARGRTVTAAEARAHPEAGPYRLRQRGYEREEVLKRTVQTDPAQGEGKLTFTAPREGFYRIAWVTPEPNRNPITAEATVWVSTTATSDTGYFASDLEIIADRDTLAVGRTVPVMLVAPTSGRTVWLSIIRDGLEETRVIRLTGTAKLVELEITDRDTPNFRLEADSLLDLRWSHVRREFTVPPTSQVLDVQVKADRTEVRPREPVTFTLLTRDAAGRPLPAEVALAVTDDAVSAIQTDYAPDPRRFFHGNRRQPYVATTTSLQYRPYVRLKPEPPTDARPEAPRAEGAKDFEGASEAALGAVVGTARPAVPAPFARSRENAAKAGRDELSAGVASGSADDAGGQIIVRSDFRATAFWQPDIVTGSDGQATVTATFPDSLTTWKVVARAVSAASEVGQTEMRTVTNQPLIVRLQTPRFLVTGDRTTFSAVVNNRTDRPLTATVTLAAEGVALDAAHQTRQVTVAPNADGQATWEAIIQQPGDVKLTVTAVAGEHRDAMTRTVQAYVRGIEKFVAQATQVRQNEGHLRLDLPRERENTQVVIQVAPSLAVTMLDALPYLLDYPYGCTEQTMSRFLPAAIIAKTLREQGIAPEAIAGRMFGGIEAATADRTHPRGRRDLAELDRIIRQGLDRLYEAQHPDGGWGWWKETPTDRFMTAYVVWGLALARQARLEVRDDVLTRGMTYLKQQLIAEETAPDRQAWLLHALAEGRRAKGHTAIASTEQTALDNLWQHRDRLTAYGRALFAVAAQHYGMRERAQVLARNLVNGVTRDSAPNSDLTTARWGAGGFWYRWTDSPVETTAFVLRALVAIEPGHELVTPAMNWLVKNRRGAQWSNTRDTAIALLALNDYLRATGETAEPVAYEIVVNGTSVARQRLEPGAGLMTPGTVVVPAAVLRDGTNDIRILKPQGRVLYVAASARFFSREAPIPPAGNEIYVKRQYWRLVPRPTLLRGVVYERVPLADGAPVTTGDRLLCTVTVEAKNDYAYLVFEDLKPAGFEAVQVRSGAGLTIREVRPQTLEPTGRTQVVYQELRDRHVALFVEQLPQGVWQMEYELRAETPGQFAALPTLGHAMYVPEIRANGAEVQVVVGDTPLATARRTVRHP; this is encoded by the coding sequence ATGCTTTGCCGTCATCGCCTGGATAGACGCCTCACCCGAAGCCGGTGCTACGTCGCTCTCCTGGGGCTGCTCTTGAGTTTTGCTTTCCGGCTAGCCTACGCCCAAACCACGGATTTCCAGTCCGTCAAAACCGAAGCCGAACGCCTCTACGCTGAAGGCTCCTATGCACTGGCGCATCAGCGTTACGCCCAGCTCGATCTGGCCCGGCTCGCCCCGGACGATGCCCGGTGGGTACGCTTCCGCCTGGCCGATACCGACTGGCGCGCCCGCGCCGCCGCCCGCCAGGCAGATGCCCAGGCCTTCGAGGCCGCGCGAACAGGACTGGAAGCCATTGTCAAAGCCGCATCGCGGCCCGCGGAGCGCGATCGGGTGTGGGCCGAAGCGCAGGTTTCCCTTGGTGACTTCTGGTGGACACGTCCCGCCAGCCAGAACTGGTATCAGGCGTGGCCACACTATGCAGCGGCGCTCGACTGGTGGGCGCACTCGCCAGACCTGGCGACCGCGCGCGACCGCTACCTGCACATCCTTTTCAGGGCCGCCTACGCCGTGGATCGCGAAACACGGTCCTTCGGCCAGCCCGTCCAGCCAATTCCCATCGCCACGCTGGACGAAGCCATGAGTCTGGCCCGCAATGACGAAGAACGTGCCCATCTGCATTACCTGACAGCCATGAGACTGCGGCAACAGGGCGGCGATTATGAGTCACTTGCGCGCGTTGCAGAAGAATTCGCCGCCGCCGTCGCCCTCGGTCAGAAAACAGCCTGGTACGACGACGCCCTGTTCCACTACGGGCAGTGGCTTGAATCCACGGGCCGCCCTGTGCAGCAGCCGGACGGCACCTTTCAGATGCGCCCTGATTATGCTGCTGCACTGGCGCAGTACCGGCAGCTCGTTGCCGCCTACCGTCCGGGAACCTCGCGCTATCTGGAGGAAGCCCAACGGCGCATCGCTGACATCACGACCCCTTCCCTGACGCTTGGCGTCGGCAACGTCTTTCTCCCTGATTCCGAAATCCGGTTCGGTCTGTCGTGGCGCAATGTGAAGCACATCGAGCTTGCCCTGTATGCCATCGATCTGCCGCAGGACATACAACCGACCAGCACCGATGAGCAGGGACTGAAGGCCGTTGACCTCTCCGGGCGCAAGCCCGTCAAAACGCTGTTCCGCGATGGAGATGACCAAGGCGACCATCGCCCCGGGCAGGCGCTCGTCACCCTCGATGAAACGCTGCCCGTCGGCGCGTATCTGCTCGAAGCCCGCGCCGGAAAACAGACGGCGCGGGAACTGGTGCTTGTTACCGACGCTGCCCTGCTGGTCAAGTCCGACGGCCGGCGGCTGGTCGTCTTCGCTGCTTCGGTGCTCGACGGCACGCCCCTCCCCGGCATGCGCCTGCGCGTGTGGTTCAACGCTTACGACCGGCAACGCCACACGCCCGTCTGGGTGGAGCAAACCGGCACGACGAATCAGGACGGTCTCGCCACCTTCGGGAAAGCCGGACATCAGGGCTATGCCACGCTGGTGCTGGCCGCTTCCGGCGCACGGCAGGCGCTTTGTCTGCATAGCGGCGGCGCAGTTTCATCCTCGCCTGCGGATTGGAAAATCTATGCCTTCACCGACCGGGCCGCTTACCGTCCCGGCGACACAGCCCGGTGGAAAATCATCGCCCGCCAGCTTGAAGGGAAAACCTACCGCACCCCGGCCGGCAGCCCGCTGGGATACGAACTGCTCAACCCACGGCGTGAGCGCGTGGCGTTCGGGCAGGTGACGCTGAGCCGCTTCGGTGGCGCATGGGGCAGTTTCACACCCGATACCACGTGGCCGCTCGGCGAGTACACCATCCGCTTCGGCAAGCCCCGTGACGGACAGGAATTTGACGCCATCTACGGCGAAGCCAGGCTGTTTCGCCTCGAAGAATACCGCCTGCCCGAATTCCGTGTGGCGATTGCGACCCCGGAAGAAAACGGCCGCCGCAAAGCATTTCGCGCTGGCGACCGCGTCGAACTCACCATCACGGCCGAGTATTACTTCGGCGGCGCCGTGGCCGGCGGACGGGCCGAAGTCATCGTGCGCGAACAACCCCTCTACCGTCCGTTGTTTTACCGAACCGAAAGTCTGTGGTTCGACGATGACGCAGCCGGTTTCCAGAATAACACCGACGGCCGCGGCGGCCGCATCATCCGGCGTGAAAACCTCATTCTCGACGGCAACGGACGCACCCGCATCAGCCTGCCGACGCCACGCTTTGCCGCAACCGATCTGGCCTACCACATCGAAGTGCGCGTCACGGATGCGTCACGGCGGGAAGTCGTCGGGCAGACAAATGTGCGTGTGGGCCGGCAACGGTTCGCCGTGGGTGTACGCCCGGAGCACCGCCTGCACCGCCCCGGCGAAACCATTGCCGTTACCTTTCTGGCCCGTGACATCAACGGCCAACCCGTTGCTGCTGAAGGCACTGTCACCGTCACCCGCGAGACGTGGCGGGAAATTTTCCTTGACGCCCGTGGGCGCACGGTCACGGCAGCCGAAGCCAGGGCACACCCGGAGGCTGGGCCATACCGACTCCGGCAGCGCGGCTACGAACGCGAGGAAGTGCTCAAACGCACCGTACAGACAGACCCGGCGCAGGGCGAAGGGAAACTCACCTTCACCGCGCCCAGAGAAGGCTTCTACCGCATTGCCTGGGTGACGCCCGAACCCAACCGCAACCCCATCACTGCCGAGGCGACGGTCTGGGTTTCGACCACGGCAACCAGCGACACCGGCTACTTTGCCTCCGACCTGGAGATCATCGCCGACCGCGACACCCTGGCCGTCGGGCGGACCGTCCCGGTGATGCTTGTGGCGCCGACGAGCGGGCGTACCGTGTGGCTTTCCATCATCCGCGATGGTCTGGAGGAAACGCGCGTCATTCGCCTGACGGGAACGGCCAAACTCGTTGAACTGGAGATTACCGACCGCGACACCCCCAACTTTCGCCTTGAAGCCGACTCGCTGCTGGACCTGCGCTGGTCACACGTCCGCCGGGAATTCACCGTGCCGCCCACTTCCCAGGTGCTGGATGTGCAGGTGAAAGCTGACCGCACCGAAGTCAGGCCACGCGAACCCGTCACCTTCACGCTGCTTACCCGTGATGCCGCCGGACGCCCCCTGCCGGCCGAAGTTGCCCTGGCCGTTACGGATGACGCTGTCAGCGCGATTCAGACCGATTACGCCCCCGATCCCCGGCGCTTTTTCCACGGCAACCGCCGCCAACCCTATGTGGCGACGACGACTTCCCTTCAGTACCGCCCCTATGTGCGCCTGAAACCGGAACCGCCGACGGACGCGCGCCCGGAAGCTCCGCGCGCCGAAGGAGCCAAAGACTTCGAGGGCGCGTCCGAAGCCGCACTGGGAGCCGTTGTAGGCACGGCTCGCCCGGCAGTGCCAGCCCCTTTTGCCCGCAGCCGGGAAAATGCAGCCAAAGCCGGGCGCGACGAACTCTCTGCCGGCGTGGCAAGTGGCAGCGCAGACGACGCTGGCGGGCAGATCATTGTGCGCAGCGACTTCCGCGCCACGGCCTTCTGGCAACCCGACATCGTGACCGGGTCCGACGGGCAGGCCACTGTAACGGCGACGTTTCCCGACTCGCTGACAACCTGGAAAGTTGTGGCGCGCGCCGTTTCGGCCGCCAGCGAAGTCGGGCAGACGGAGATGCGTACCGTTACCAATCAGCCGCTCATCGTCCGGCTGCAAACGCCGCGTTTTCTGGTGACGGGCGACCGGACGACGTTTTCGGCCGTCGTCAACAACCGAACCGACCGGCCGCTGACAGCGACGGTGACGCTGGCGGCCGAAGGTGTTGCTCTTGACGCAGCGCATCAAACCCGCCAGGTGACGGTTGCCCCCAATGCGGATGGCCAGGCCACGTGGGAAGCCATCATTCAGCAGCCGGGTGACGTGAAGCTGACCGTAACGGCCGTTGCCGGGGAACACCGCGATGCCATGACGCGCACGGTACAGGCTTACGTGCGCGGCATCGAAAAATTCGTGGCGCAGGCCACGCAGGTGCGTCAGAACGAAGGACACCTGCGGCTCGACCTGCCCCGCGAACGGGAGAACACCCAGGTTGTCATCCAGGTGGCGCCGAGTCTGGCCGTGACCATGCTCGATGCCCTGCCCTACCTGCTCGATTATCCCTACGGCTGCACCGAACAGACGATGAGCCGGTTCCTTCCGGCGGCCATCATTGCCAAAACCCTGCGTGAGCAGGGCATCGCACCGGAAGCCATTGCCGGGCGCATGTTCGGCGGCATCGAAGCCGCCACGGCCGACAGGACGCACCCACGCGGCAGGCGCGATCTAGCCGAACTCGACCGCATCATCCGCCAGGGACTGGACCGGCTTTACGAGGCGCAGCACCCGGACGGCGGCTGGGGCTGGTGGAAAGAGACGCCTACCGACCGCTTCATGACGGCCTACGTCGTGTGGGGGCTGGCGCTGGCCCGGCAGGCCCGGCTGGAAGTCCGGGACGACGTACTGACGCGCGGCATGACGTACCTTAAGCAACAGCTCATCGCCGAGGAAACCGCCCCCGACCGGCAGGCCTGGTTGCTGCATGCGCTGGCCGAAGGCCGGCGCGCCAAAGGCCACACGGCTATTGCTTCCACGGAACAGACGGCACTTGACAACCTCTGGCAACACCGCGACCGCCTGACGGCCTACGGGCGCGCGCTCTTTGCTGTGGCGGCCCAGCACTACGGGATGCGCGAACGGGCGCAGGTTCTGGCGCGCAATCTGGTCAATGGCGTCACCCGCGACAGCGCACCGAACAGTGACCTCACCACGGCACGCTGGGGCGCCGGCGGCTTCTGGTATCGCTGGACGGACAGCCCCGTGGAGACGACGGCGTTTGTGCTCCGGGCGCTGGTGGCAATTGAACCCGGCCACGAACTCGTCACGCCGGCGATGAACTGGCTGGTCAAAAACCGGCGCGGCGCGCAGTGGAGCAACACCCGCGACACCGCCATTGCCCTGCTGGCGCTGAACGACTACCTGCGGGCCACCGGCGAAACGGCCGAACCGGTGGCCTACGAGATTGTAGTCAACGGAACCTCCGTGGCCCGGCAGCGGCTGGAACCCGGCGCTGGTCTGATGACGCCGGGAACGGTAGTCGTCCCGGCTGCCGTGTTGCGGGATGGCACCAACGACATCCGCATTCTCAAGCCGCAGGGCAGGGTGCTGTATGTTGCCGCCAGCGCCCGGTTTTTCAGCCGTGAAGCGCCCATTCCGCCGGCCGGCAATGAGATTTATGTCAAACGTCAATACTGGCGGCTTGTCCCGCGGCCGACGCTGCTGCGGGGCGTCGTCTATGAGCGCGTGCCGCTGGCGGACGGCGCGCCCGTGACCACTGGCGACCGGCTGCTTTGTACCGTCACGGTTGAAGCCAAAAACGACTACGCCTACCTGGTCTTCGAGGACCTCAAACCGGCCGGCTTTGAGGCGGTTCAGGTACGCTCCGGCGCGGGTCTCACCATCCGCGAAGTCCGCCCCCAGACATTGGAGCCGACAGGCCGCACGCAAGTGGTCTATCAGGAACTGCGTGACCGCCACGTGGCGCTGTTCGTGGAACAGTTGCCACAGGGGGTCTGGCAGATGGAATATGAGCTGCGGGCTGAGACGCCGGGGCAGTTCGCTGCCCTGCCGACGCTCGGCCACGCCATGTACGTCCCGGAAATTCGCGCCAATGGCGCTGAAGTGCAGGTTGTTGTCGGAGACACCCCGCTGGCAACGGCCCGCCGCACGGTGAGGCATCCATGA
- a CDS encoding M14 family metallopeptidase, with product MPVKLEPMPPCSGYEAPAAAAARSLVESTAAAPKAFLTHCEKTGYAETGHYAETVRLWQKMAAASPLAKLLTIGKTAEGRPLYVLVASKDKAFTPAAAQATGKPLVFIQNGIHPGEISGKDATSMLLRDILITKRHAALLDSVIILAMPVFNADGHERFSPWHRINQNGPREMGFRATATRLNLNRDYLKADAPEMRAWLRFFTTWKPDFFVDNHVTDGMDHQYDVTLDMPTEQNIWPSVGAWSKETFLPRLYERLEADGHIVGPYAEPRDPSDWSKGFDVGVIEPRYSTTYVALWHRPALLVETHSLKSHRTQMWAHYDIMVHTLELVGAEGPRLRALISTAEREMAQLGARYDPKSPLFLAGTWSSAGEAFTYKGVAWHEETSVVTGQPVRVYESQPVDIPTRLFRKLKTTAAVPVPLGYLIPAAWTGILDVLAAHGVEMHRLKQPTTVTGETYRLTEPKWAARPFEGRVMLTGVTAKRVRATQTFPAGTVYVPMTQPAARVIFNWLEPEGPDSAVRWGWFNTIFEQKEYAADYVFEPIARELLARNPKLKAEFERRLATDADFAASPRARLQFLYEQTPYYEADKDRYPVVRVIEPLP from the coding sequence ATGCCTGTCAAACTCGAACCCATGCCGCCCTGCTCCGGCTATGAAGCCCCGGCCGCAGCCGCGGCCCGTTCGCTCGTGGAAAGTACGGCGGCCGCGCCCAAAGCCTTTCTGACGCACTGCGAAAAAACCGGCTATGCCGAAACCGGCCATTACGCCGAAACCGTGCGTCTGTGGCAGAAGATGGCAGCCGCCTCGCCGCTGGCCAAACTGCTGACCATTGGAAAAACGGCCGAAGGACGGCCGCTGTACGTCCTCGTGGCCTCGAAGGACAAAGCCTTCACACCGGCTGCCGCCCAGGCGACGGGCAAACCGCTGGTCTTTATCCAGAACGGCATCCATCCCGGCGAAATTTCAGGCAAGGATGCGACCTCAATGCTGCTGCGCGACATCCTCATCACCAAACGCCATGCAGCGCTGCTCGATTCGGTCATCATCCTCGCCATGCCGGTCTTCAATGCCGATGGGCACGAGCGGTTCAGTCCGTGGCACCGCATCAACCAGAATGGGCCGCGGGAAATGGGCTTTCGCGCCACGGCCACCCGCCTGAACCTCAACCGCGATTACCTCAAAGCTGATGCACCGGAAATGCGCGCCTGGCTGCGGTTTTTCACCACCTGGAAGCCGGATTTCTTTGTGGACAACCACGTGACGGACGGCATGGATCATCAGTACGACGTGACGCTCGACATGCCCACCGAGCAGAACATCTGGCCCTCCGTTGGGGCATGGTCAAAGGAAACCTTCCTGCCCCGGCTCTATGAAAGACTGGAAGCCGATGGCCACATTGTCGGCCCCTATGCCGAGCCGCGCGATCCATCCGACTGGTCGAAGGGATTTGATGTCGGCGTCATCGAGCCACGGTATTCGACGACCTATGTTGCGCTGTGGCACCGTCCGGCCCTGCTCGTCGAAACCCACAGCCTCAAGTCGCACCGGACACAGATGTGGGCGCACTACGACATCATGGTGCACACACTGGAACTGGTGGGCGCAGAAGGGCCACGACTGCGTGCACTCATCTCCACCGCTGAACGGGAAATGGCGCAGCTCGGCGCACGCTATGACCCAAAATCCCCGCTGTTCCTTGCCGGGACGTGGAGCAGCGCTGGCGAAGCATTTACCTACAAAGGCGTCGCCTGGCATGAGGAAACCAGCGTCGTGACGGGCCAGCCTGTGCGCGTCTATGAAAGCCAGCCGGTGGACATCCCCACCCGGCTGTTCAGAAAGCTGAAAACCACGGCAGCCGTTCCCGTGCCGCTGGGCTATCTCATCCCGGCGGCCTGGACGGGCATCCTCGATGTGCTGGCGGCCCACGGCGTTGAAATGCACCGTCTGAAGCAGCCCACGACCGTAACCGGCGAGACCTACCGGTTGACCGAGCCAAAGTGGGCCGCGCGGCCTTTTGAAGGTCGTGTGATGCTGACCGGTGTTACGGCCAAGCGGGTGCGGGCGACACAGACGTTTCCAGCGGGGACGGTTTATGTACCCATGACGCAGCCGGCGGCGCGCGTTATTTTCAACTGGCTCGAACCTGAAGGCCCTGACTCCGCCGTACGTTGGGGGTGGTTCAACACCATCTTTGAGCAGAAGGAATACGCGGCGGATTACGTTTTCGAGCCGATTGCCCGCGAGCTGCTGGCCAGAAACCCGAAACTCAAGGCTGAGTTCGAGCGACGGCTGGCCACAGACGCCGATTTTGCCGCCAGTCCCCGGGCGCGGTTGCAGTTTCTCTACGAGCAGACACCGTACTACGAAGCCGACAAGGACCGCTATCCAGTGGTGCGCGTCATCGAACCGTTGCCGTAG
- a CDS encoding tetratricopeptide repeat protein, with amino-acid sequence MSANGNETPRQQLGITDEDFQRMGEIGAMYYEQGDLKRARTIFEGLVEVDPNSAAAHAALGALYTRTQEDELALASLERAIALDPQMIAPYVNRAEVFLRMERYEEAIADLQRAIDLDPEEKDPGANRARAIALGIHQIVQEAAEQGGDSIQ; translated from the coding sequence ATGAGTGCCAACGGAAACGAAACGCCACGCCAGCAACTCGGCATTACCGATGAAGACTTCCAACGCATGGGCGAAATCGGTGCCATGTACTATGAACAAGGCGACCTGAAGCGCGCCCGCACGATTTTCGAGGGACTGGTGGAAGTCGATCCCAACAGTGCTGCGGCCCACGCCGCACTGGGTGCGCTTTACACCCGAACGCAGGAAGATGAGTTGGCACTCGCCAGCCTGGAACGGGCGATTGCCCTTGACCCGCAGATGATTGCCCCTTACGTCAACCGCGCCGAGGTCTTTCTGCGCATGGAGCGTTATGAAGAAGCCATCGCTGATTTGCAACGCGCCATTGACCTCGACCCCGAAGAAAAGGACCCCGGTGCCAATCGCGCCCGCGCCATTGCGCTGGGCATTCACCAGATTGTGCAGGAAGCTGCCGAGCAGGGCGGCGACAGCATTCAGTAA
- a CDS encoding FHA domain-containing protein — protein sequence MEVKLIVREVGAPPAAKPLLEDIWRTSVISVGSSPQATLRLTGLGIAAEHVIIFEENGHIIFVNHGDGTRLNGLPVRIGDRRPLTFGDRIHIGNYVITVLDGNSPAARLDDPRATSLLQAATRELFTSGLKFDLDSLLPAAFRPSSPRKSLEIPENASFAQILEALVAPEDSFRFVIEGGYQPNVSLPLPAGDAEVPLGWEASGLRITINQQELVTYCALVRKTGERVVLHPVLPDHRLTVNDEPVTEPRVLVDRDRIRFASPLTRPLERPLPTLVFRTPSTLSMLTEAVATAPLRPTEPLLNGTLAAPEPAAGPLEVDDVPLRQVMEMPAVTEADIRSVAPESPPSASLSSAAAPDAPAVSSEVSSGASPATGGTASATGAVTYYYLGYFTGIELAVMAVGTLLGALLVYVLLETL from the coding sequence ATGGAAGTCAAACTCATCGTGCGTGAGGTGGGTGCGCCACCTGCTGCCAAACCGCTGCTGGAAGACATCTGGCGCACGAGTGTCATCAGTGTGGGAAGCAGCCCCCAGGCCACCCTGCGGCTGACCGGCCTGGGGATTGCCGCCGAACACGTGATCATCTTTGAGGAAAACGGGCACATCATCTTCGTCAACCATGGTGACGGCACACGCCTCAACGGCCTGCCGGTCCGCATCGGCGACCGGCGGCCGCTGACCTTTGGCGACCGGATACACATCGGCAACTACGTCATCACGGTGCTCGACGGCAACTCCCCGGCGGCCCGACTTGATGACCCCCGGGCCACGAGCCTGCTCCAGGCAGCCACCCGTGAACTGTTCACGAGTGGACTGAAGTTCGACCTTGACAGCCTGCTGCCGGCGGCATTTCGCCCTTCCAGCCCGCGCAAGTCGCTGGAGATTCCCGAAAACGCCAGTTTTGCACAGATACTCGAAGCCCTGGTCGCGCCAGAGGACAGTTTCCGCTTCGTCATCGAGGGGGGCTACCAGCCGAACGTCTCCCTGCCGCTGCCGGCCGGGGATGCCGAAGTCCCGCTGGGATGGGAGGCTTCGGGCCTGCGCATCACGATCAACCAGCAGGAACTGGTGACGTACTGCGCACTTGTCCGCAAGACCGGAGAGCGGGTTGTGTTGCATCCGGTTCTACCCGACCATCGCCTGACGGTCAATGACGAGCCGGTGACGGAGCCACGGGTCCTCGTTGACCGCGACCGCATCCGGTTTGCCTCGCCACTGACCCGTCCGCTGGAGCGGCCCCTGCCGACGCTCGTCTTCCGTACGCCGTCCACCCTGTCCATGCTGACCGAAGCCGTGGCCACGGCACCGCTGCGGCCAACGGAGCCACTTTTGAATGGAACGCTGGCTGCTCCCGAACCTGCTGCCGGCCCATTGGAGGTGGATGATGTTCCCTTGCGCCAGGTGATGGAAATGCCGGCTGTGACCGAAGCGGACATCCGTTCCGTGGCGCCTGAATCGCCGCCATCGGCGTCACTGTCATCGGCGGCTGCGCCCGATGCGCCGGCTGTGTCGTCCGAGGTCTCATCCGGCGCGTCCCCGGCAACCGGCGGCACAGCGTCGGCAACGGGAGCCGTGACGTACTATTATCTGGGCTATTTCACCGGCATTGAACTGGCGGTCATGGCTGTGGGGACGCTTCTGGGGGCGCTGCTCGTCTATGTGCTTCTTGAAACGCTCTAG